The following is a genomic window from Peromyscus leucopus breed LL Stock chromosome 12, UCI_PerLeu_2.1, whole genome shotgun sequence.
ACCTTGTGTTTAATAAACTCCTTTCTGATTGACTCTAAGTTCCATTTCAAAAGATGCAACCCATACATGGCACCATTACTAGGCTCCTGAGCCTGTAGCTAGAACCTACTAGTAAGaatctgttattttgttttggcaGCAAACAGACTCCCAATGGTATTGTTATACTACTCATAGATTAGTACACCTCTCAACTTTGATCAGAGCCAAGCCTTGTTGTGGTGGATGATGATTAACACTGAGATCCAAAACTAGTCAAAATGTACATAATGAGACTCAGAAATCCTCAGTCCtaaagaggacacacacacacacacacacacacatacacacactagtgGTAGGAATAGATCAGGTATAATTGCTGGCAATGCATGACTACAAGTAAACAATGTTTTCCAGACACAGAAGGCAGTTCttcgtatgaactcacagaagtagAGTGTgtgcacaagaccaagccagatAAAGTCACAACGTGGAGTTGGGAGGTGTTTACGAATTTCTGCTTTAGCTAAGGAGCTGTTACCATTTGATATCTGACAGTATGTGAGGAGTCAGTTTCGATGAGCTTGTGGCCCTGAGgaggtcaaccacactccaggtgATGATTATCCTTCCTAGAGGATATAGGCATCCTAAATTGGACTAGACtagtttaaggaaaaaaaaaagatgacataaGTTTGTTGGACATCATGTGGGTAAGTATGAGAAGAGATGGGGACAGACATTAATTTCATCCAAATATATGAAGTTTGCTAAGAACTGGTAACAAAAAGGAATACATAGTGGAAAagattcttttcttattctcATAAATGATTGGATGAGACTTCAAAAGcacaagcaacagaaagaaaacagaaacatctgCTTGAACCCATCGAAGAGGTTTGACAAAGCAGGGCAATCCACACACTACTCTATACAAAGAATGGGAAGTCAATGACCAAAAAGTATGTGGAATATCTACAAATAAACTGGTGTTGTAATTGTTAGAGTATTGttataaacatttttcaaaagaaaatatacagatGACCAAGGGTAAATTTTCAAAATTGTAAGTCAAAGTTACAATGGGATTATTCTCTATAGTTGTTAATAAAATggacattgaaaagaaaatggatgctAGAGAACAGGTGAAGTCAAGGAAAGCCTCTACACAGTGAGGATGGATGTCTTGATAGTCATAGAAGGCGTTTTGGAATACTCTTCTCAAGATATTTAGAGAACAAATGTGATAGTTTTCAAAGTTTAACTAACAAACAAAAGGATTTGTTCTCAGAGAAATATCTACCAAATTCATTGTGACATCATAATAGCAAAAATATGAAGACAATAAAAAAGTCTACCAATAGAAGATGTTTAAGGAGAAcattccccttttcctttctttctttctttctttctttctttctttctttctttctttctttctttctttctttctttctttctttctttctctctctctctttctttcttttttctttttctttctttctttctttctttctttctttctttttttctttttttctttctttctttctttctttcttttttctttctctctctctctcccttccttccttcctttcttccttttttcttcttttctccctctttcctctctttctttccttctttctcttcttaattCCTCTCCCATTTATACACAATCACACATATGTAACCAATCAGATATAAATGCATAAGTGGACTCTTCAGAGAATGATAATCAGTCGTTCCTTGAGTCTGGCTGTCACCATCTGTCAAGGGCCTTTTATACAGCTGGGTTGTTGTTGGGGAAAACCACAGGCATGCAGCATACAACACATCTCTGCACTGTGCTCTCAGAAAACATCACGAGTTCCAGGATTTACTGGACAGACAAGGCtaacataaataagaaatgtgCTCATAGATCAGGATCCCAAGTCAAATCATGGGCTGCTAATGTGAAATCCTGGTTCCATTTCAAGATGCCCATCTATATTtaacttattaaatatttataaatgtactCTGTGGTACaaattccaaaataataaaaatatttttatgtttttaaatatttattttctaatttctatagggatctttattgtttttctaaTGTAGGATAAATGTATctgaagaaatatattttctgaatgtGTATGTATTAGTTAACTCATGTCTGTGTACATCCTACATAAGCATAGTTCAGATTTATTCTAAACTCAATGATTTCATGTATCATGTGTTTCATACATTCTGCATTTAGTAATATGatagaaaacaatattttaaggaaatagtTTATTTAAAAGCATATATTTTCATAGAGTACGGAAGAATTCAGACATTTTACAAGGCATTATGATGACAAAGAGTAACTTGTCTGCAAACATTCATGCATTCAAACTGAAAATAGGGAATTGGGTGGCCAtgctgctttttgtttatttttcttcaaataggTCATCATGAGGTTGGAATTTATGAAGATCTGAGAACCTCTGAAACGAAGAAAGTTGGAGTGAGCAGCTAGAGAATCTCCTCAGTAGAAGCCACAGGACCAGTACCTTCTACAGCACAGTGGGCGGCAACAGCCATAACCATAGCCACCATAGCCACCATAACCGCCATAACCACAGCCATAGCCACATCCATAGCCATAGCCTAGGCCACCATAGCCATAGCCCAGGCCTCCATAGTATCCGCCATAGTAACACATGGTGTCAGGAGTGAGTGGACTGTTCAGAGAATGATAATCAGTCGGTTCCTTGAGTCTGGGTATCACCATCTGTCAAGGGCCTTTTATACAGCTGGGTTGTTGTTGGGGAAAACCACAGGCATTGCAGCATCACACATCTCTGCACTGTGCCTCAGAAAACAACACGAGTTCCTGGATTTACTggacagacaaggctacataACTAAGATAATTGTGCTCATAGATCAGGATCCCAAGTCAAATCACGGGGCTCTAATGTGAAATCCTGGTTCCATTTTCAAGACTGCCCCATTCTATATTtaacttattaaatatttataaatgtactCTGTGGTacaattcaaataataaaatattttttatgtttttaatatttattttctaattttctatagggagtttttattgtttttctaatgCAGGATAAATGTTATCttgaagaatatattttctgaatCTTGTGTATGTTATTGTTAACTCAGTGTCTGTGTACATCCTACATAAGCATAGTTCAGATTTATTCTAAACTCAATGATTTCATGTATCATGTgtttcatgtattatttttaaatctccagAAAATTAATGATATGATATgattacaaatacacacacacacacacacacacacacatatatataattttatgcttCTGTTTGTCATCTCACATGTAAGTGCTAcagatatattttgaaataaactgTGTTTTCCTTGCCTGCTCCCTTcccatttttttattctaaagaaGGTCACAATTGTTTTAGAAACATCAGTGGCATGACTCTTTGaagtttctggaattttctggaGCTGCACTCAAGGTCTAGAGCACTTGATAGTATCCATAAGGTCTTGAGCTCTCTTCCTAGTTCTCTCCTAATCCCAGTGTGTAAGTGCATGGACTCTAAAATGGACCCAATAgagtgtggatttttttttgcaCTTCAGTTTGAATATGGTCCTTGCAATATTAATATAAACAGGGTAACAAACaatgataaaatataatttcatttagtttaaaattttagtacataatttttttaatatgttttataaaatgaattagaCCCAGTGAAGAGCAGAACTGAGTGACCAAGTTATGGTATCTCATACCTGTAATGTTTGCCTTcaggatactgaggcaggagcttCTGCTTGAAAATTTGAGGCTATCTTGGGTTACATAGTTAGTTCTTGGCCAACCTGAGAGCCTACCTCATgaaaatatagtataatataagTTTGACAGTAAAATAGAGATAGCTATACAGATGAGGTACAATTTACATAAAGGTAGACATCAGAGCACTTCTTAAGCAGAACCTCCCCCTCTTAGTTTACAGTGGCTGAATGCCAACTTTCTCCAGATACAATCTCTGTCAGTGGGTAGACTTGGTTTTCTCTGAATATGAAATTAGTGACAGATGTGCAGATATGATGAAGCACTCTCTCCCTGTAATATCTGTATTCTTATAGTCTTTAAACACCTAGTTACAGCTATAAGTTGAGTAAAATATATGGGTGTatctttctattatctatctatcacgtatctatctttctattatctatctttctatctatctatcatctatctatctgtctgtctatctatctatctacctattatctatctaatgtatctatcatctatcaattaatcatctattatctatctatcatatatatatatatacttccaGTGGTAATTTTATCAGTTGTGTATGACTTAAAACCTTAATATCTGGAACAATTGTAGACATTTTGATAGAGGATTTCCAGAGTTACAAAGGACATTTTATATAAGCTATTAAGATAGAGCTTATTAATGGATATTAGctttagtttttcctttaaaatgtttggTTCAGTTTAAGTTTATGTTGATATATATTAGCAAAGAAAGGTTTATATGTAGAAAATGATCTCCATGTCCTCTTTGTCAAGGTTCTCCATTTTTTCCAGTTACAGCATCTAGTGTTCGTTTTACTGTTGTATTTCTCCCCATTCCACCACCTCCATCATGTGACTGATGTCACCATGTGTAACCCTGGAAATGTTACCGTCCCTCGTGTGACTTTCAGAGGCATCACGATGACTCTTTAACTGTGTTGTTGGGGACTCCTCCAGCACAGCCTCATTCTCTGGGCTTCCCTCTTGTTTCGGGTTGCCTTTGGGCTATTGCAattactttctaagaacagaggATTGggtccatttttcatttttttcttctctcaattGAGAACAGAGATACATGATTCAGGTACTGAGATATTTATTCATAAGAAAATCTAAACCAGCAATTAGAGCAAGTTTGTTTGaggttgtttctttttcaagaacAAGTAtgatattttttgtgttttttactgCCTGGCTCGGGATCAAGTAGTCAAAGAAGAGACGGTTGGAAATATGAAGGGCATAATGAATAAGGCTGAGCTGCCATGGCAGAACATGCAAGATATCCTGTAGTAATCTTTTCTATGTATCCCAGTGAAAAGGCATCAGTGTTTTCATGCTCGAGTCAGGATAATTTATTCATTAATGTACTTTTAACTGAAGGATGTTATCTAAATAAAGTGATGTATATAAATCAAACAGCATCACTTTTCTTAGAGTATCAGGAAGGGTGAATGAAGGACAGGCCATGCTTGAGCTGAGCCTTCTGCTCTGTAGTGTTGAATTGAGTTCACCTCATTACCTGCCACACAAATTGATTCCATGAATTTGAATAAAATAGGCATTCTCTCAATGTGGGCACTTATTTCTAGAAAGTTTGTGTTTAACTGCTGTGCCTTGCAAGGTATAGGGATTCCCTTAACTGAGGTGATGAGAATGAAACCATGACAGGCATACATaggcacatacacagaaaagctggggtcaggtggggCATGCTCTCTGAGATGCAACAACAGCTGCTGAGGTAGCCTGAAAGAGGAGGAGCAGACTAGCTCATGTTTGGGAGTAGTCTCCAGCTACAGGCATCAGAGGTAGCATGGAAAGGGAAGAGGTAGATTAGCCAATCTTAGTGGGGAGCAAGTGTCCAGCTGCATGCATCCGAGATGCAGGTGATgctttctgcacacactgtcaacatctgTTCTTGTGCCAGAGGAAGATCTTACCATTCCTCTGAGCCTGACCCAGGGAGGCTGAAGCACTGGAATCCTTGACATGGGTGTGCTCATGTCcataatacacattcactcagggcttcaaCCACCCCTTCATTTAATCATGGAAAAACACATAAAGGagaaacataccttaaacaaCAGAGAAAATTGAACACTCAAGCTGAATGTTTTCAGAATAGATtttttagaaatggaaagaaaatttctCTTTGAAGCTATTTAGTCTTAACAAATGCCAAAGTAACTCCTCAAATGAAACATGTTTTTATGAATGTTGAAATCTCATATGGGAAACTTGCTAGCACTGAAAGATTAAATAGCACTACAATGTTCTTGTTTTTACTGTTCAGCAAGACCATTAAGTTATTTATGTTATGGATGGACATTTGGGGAATGTAGGAGGTGGTAGGAGAAAGAGTTCTACAGTCCAAGAAGCTCCAGACAGTTCTCAGTAGAATGTATAGGACCAGTATCTCCCACAGCAACATGGGGGGCAGCAACCTTATCCATACATGCCATAGCCATAGCTTATGCCACACAATAGCAGTCATAATAGCTCATGGTTTTGAGAGTGGAAGGGTTCAGTTGAGCAGATTGCGATTTCCTCTTTGTGAATGTCACCTGTGGCTACCTGTGGCTTTTCAACAATTTACATTTTGGGAAGGGCAAGCCACAGGAAGGTGTTAGCTTCATGCTTGacattaattcatatttttaacttttaggaTGCACAGTTTAATAGGGACACAGACGCTTTTCATAGTTAAGAATCCTTTTGGCATTATGTCAGGATCCCAGCAACCCAAGCAGATATCTTTAACAAGAATAATTGTGATATGTGAATGCCAGTCATGAAACACTATGCTTTTGTTAGTTAAATGTCTATGACAAGTCTCACTGGAGGCAATTGTCCTTGAGCTTTgtgctttattttgttataagCTTTTCATTTCACAGCAGTATGAGCATTTAGGATTTATTAGTGTCTCTGTACAGAGTTCATGACCAGAGACATTAGTGTAGCTACAAAGTTAACAAAATACCTATTCGTCATTAGTATGTAAATAATTGTGTCCTCTAGATAAGTGCTGGCCATGAATATTTAAGTAGAATGTCTGTAAGTCCCTTTGTTATTTTACTGCCATCTCTTCTTTCACCTTGAAATTTGTTAGGCAGTGTCTTGCTAGTTGGTATCTAGGTGGCTTTATTACTGAACTATGGAATTTTCCATGAACTTATTTGTtaataaacctttaaaactgTATGTTTCCTCCCTTGAGTGAGTGAATAACTTTGTAATATAAAGTCCACATTGTTGTCAGTTCTCTGTTCAAGACTGAGATTGATCATGTCTCAATTCCAATGCAAATACAGATAAGATATTTCCCCAGATCTCACTGCATACTCCTGGGCAGTAACATGTTAATTACAGAGAACAAGGGTCAATCTATGACCCAGCACTAGAGTTGAAAGACTGTCATTTCTGGGAGCTGCTGATACATATTACAGATGTGAGCTTCCTATTACATGAGGTCTGGTGTCTCCtaagtaatattattttccaTGTTCTTCTTTCAGtggatatattttcttttcaggatggATATAAAAGTATATAAGTTGTGTTATACATTAACAATGAATAACCTAAATTTAGTGAATTTAATAAACAAGAAATTTAATGAGAGGAGTAAAAAGTACAAAATAGTTCTGAAAGACATTCAATCTTTTGCTTGCATATGGCAAAAATTAATATTGGTAAACTGGTAGGGGTCCTCAGATAATCTGCAGTTTCAATATAGTCTATTACATAATCTTAGTTGATATCACAGGAATGTTGAGCATGACTTCAAGATTTTTTTTGAGGATTTAAGAGAAACAACGGGCAACAAGTAAGGCAATGGTCAAAAGTAATAAAGTCAGAGGCTTTGCAACTCTCTACTATAAAACAGTACAAACTACAAGGGTTGGGGTCTTGCAAGTTTAGAATTAGAATAACACACATACTACTCTCTtttaatcctgtgtgtgtgtgtgtgtgtgtgtgtgtgtgtgcgtgtaatGTTGGAAGTCCAGTAATTTATGATTAATTGATTttcatgaagaaaatatggtGGAAAAAGAATATACTATTCTAAACATATAGTATTGTTACATTTggatattttaatagaaaacagtcattaatattattttttagatttatgtctTTGATTCCTCTTTGAGTTAAATCCTTGTTAGGATAGAAAAAATATTCCCATTCATGAGTTTTGTAAGTGAATATCCAATTTTAGTAATGCTATGAATATTATAAATTCAGTTATGAAATGTTCCATACCTAAGTTTCATAGACCCAGGTATTAGAATCATTCTGCGTTGTGAAAACACAGTAGTAATCTGGTGTGTTTGAAGAGCCTCAGTACTGTATTCTCCATTGGCAGttatccatttctctctccttctcttttctcccgtGTGTATCTACTGACAGGTAGCTGCAGCTCCCAATTATCTGCTAGGAACATCTGTGGTGGATTCTACAGTGACAGGTTTCAGAGAAAGATTCAGAGCTAGAAGGGTGGCAGGTGCtgtattatttcatttgtattaacAAAAATTACATGGCCTTTGAcacatgttctttttaaaatatattatgaaaatcACTTTGTTTGTGTATCTCTAACAGCTTTGGCTTCCTGTGGAAGTGATAATGTGGCTCCCAAAGCTTCCTTAGTCAAATAAAACAGCAGTGGATCTGATAAATCAAATAAGCACCCCCACGGTtgaacatacatttatttatctggATTTAGCCACCATCTtctaaaaatagacaaaataatcTCTTTTCTTAACCAAATTTTGCAGAACTCTGTTAACaatgtattcatatgtgtgagGAATCATTGAAACTCTTCTGCACAGAAAAACGAGTGGCAGTCCGAAGACAACCTGTATGaagcaacaaaataaatgttGGACGGGAGAGTGATACCCCAACTGATCATAGAAGATAAATGCCCATGACTTGCAGAAGCCTATATGTACAAATCACAACAAGCAGTttcattatattaaattttaatttcttatctTAAAAGATCTGCCTCTTTCATACCAGTTTAAAGAAGAGATATCCCAAAGAATAGGTCTATATttaatgaaagtattttttattttaaaatgtggtaatGACAATGTTCTCCCCTCTTAAAAAGGGTTAAAAGGAGTTAACTATCTTGATGATTTGTATCACACAATAAAATCAGGCCACTCAAATACATATCGAATAGAATGTTGAAAATAGAacaagaattttatttctttagaataaatgttaattatttatcttttgagaattctgtaagCGGACACTATATTTACATCAGTCCCACCTCCTCTTTTCCCCACCCACACTCTGATTTCTCCCACGCCCACTTGCATCTTAAAGCCCCATGATTTGACTTGAAATCCTGACATAGCACAATTATCTCAGCtatgtagccttgtctgtccAGTAAATCCTGGAACTCGTGATGTTTTCTGAAGCACAGTGCAGAAATGTGTGCAGCTGCAATGCCTGTGGTTTTCCCCTCAACAACCCAGCTGTATAAAAGGCCCTTGGCAGATGGTGACAGCCAGACTCAAAAAACCTACCGCTTATCATTCTCTGAACAGACCACTCACTCCTGACACCATGTGTTACTATGGCGGATACTATGGAGGCCTGGGCTATGGCTATGGTGGCCTAGGCTATGGCTATGGCTGTGGCTATGGCTGTGGTTATGGTGGCTATGGTGGCTATGGTGGCTATGGTTATGGCTGCTGCCGCCCACTGTGCTATAGAAGGTACTGGTCCTATGGTTTCTACTGAGGAGATTCTGTAGCTGCTCACTCCAACTTTCTGCACATCAGAAATTTTTAGAAGTTGTCATAAATTCCATCCTTATACTAAACTTTCtgaggaaaaataacaaaatccagCATGCTCATCATTCCTCATCTGTATATTGACAGCATGACAGCTTGCAGAGAAATTCTTCGTTGTATTCATAATGCCTTTGAAAAATGAGACCCAGTTAGATTCTTACCTATTGTATTAAAATAATTTCCCTTTAAATAAACCATTTCACTGAAAATAttgtttcctttggttttgtttattagtCTCCATCAATACGGGATGGGTGTCTGTGCAGTCCTGTCCACTcggtcacgtgtgtgtgtgtgtgtgtgtgtgtgtgtgtgtgtgtgtgtgtgttttgttgttaaaTAGGAAGAAcatggggaaacagagacagaaata
Proteins encoded in this region:
- the LOC114698389 gene encoding keratin-associated protein 20-2-like, with protein sequence MCYYGGYYGGLGYGYGGLGYGYGCGYGCGYGGYGGYGGYGYGCCRPLCCRRYWSCGFY
- the LOC114698383 gene encoding keratin-associated protein 20-2-like, encoding MCYYGGYYGGLGYGYGGLGYGYGCGYGCGYGGYGGYGGYGYGCCRPLCYRRYWSYGFY